The genomic DNA AATATCTGTATTTTGCTCCCCGCCTCCAGCACCCAAGCCAACCGAAAACCTTATCCTGGCTGCTTTCAAGTCACGGCCTGCGCCTTCCTATTTTTTGTCGCTTCAGAGCGACTTGTACTCACGAATACAGGGTTGAGGCCGGCACTACGACCCTTTAACCAAGATGATTAGAGCTTCTTTGGCCTGCCGCCAGTAGCGGGCGATCTTGCTCCGGTGGAGTACAATCTTGCATGTTCAAGACCCCTCCTTTCACTTTCACTGGGGCCTGGCCGCGCGATCCATCTGGCCCCCACGCCGAGCGGCGTTTCAATGAATCCATGCGTAGTCTGCTACGAATAAAACTTTTGTCAAGCAAAAAATTCTAGTGCTGCCAAGTGGCCAAATCGCCGCCATCTTTCTCAAGACTACCATGACGACTCTCAACCCCACGCACGGCTGCGGCAAGACCGTGCGCCAGCGCTTCATCGACAGTTTCAATAAACTCAAATTGCATCGTCTCCCGCACGCTAGCCGACAGCTCTTCGAGATCCTTACGGTTGAGCGCCGGCAACAGCACTTTACCAATGCCGGCGCGTTTAGCCGCAAGCACTTTTTCCTTGATGCCGCCCACCGGCAGCACCAGGCCGCGCAAGCTAATCTCGCCGGTCATCGCCACGTCGTTGCGCACCCGGCGGTCGGTGATCAAAGAGACCAACGCCGTAAACAGCGTCACGCCCGCGCTCGGTCCGTCCTTAGGAATCGCACCGGCTGGCAGATGGATATGCAAATCTTGTGTTTTGAAAGCACTATCGTCGATGCCCAATGACGCCGCCCGTGATTTCACCAGGCTGAGAGCCGCCTGAGCGCTCTCCTTCATCACGTCGCCGAGCTGGCCCGTGAGGATCATCTTGCCATCGCCGTTCATCTTGGTCGCTTCGACGAACAAGATGTCGCCACCCACCGGTGTCCAAGCCAAACCTGTCGCGACGCCGGGCAAACTCGTGCGCAGCGCCACCTCATTGAAAAACTTCGCCGGCCCGAGATAACTGCGCACCGAGTGGGCGTTCACCATCACGTGCTCGCTGTTGCCCTCGGCGATGCGGGTTGCCACACCGCGGCAAATGGCGCCGATTTCCCGTTCCAGTTGACGCACACCGGCTTCGCGAGTGTAGCTGCGAATCACCTCGGCCAACGCATCGTCCGTGATCGTCAAGTGCTCGTTGCTCAAACCGACGCCCGCCAACTGGCGCGGCACTAAGTAGCGGCGCGCAATGACCGCTTTGTCTTCTTCGGCATAGCCAGGCAGCTCGATCACTTCCATGCGGTCGCGCAGCGGTCCGGGGATCGAGTCCAGCATATTCGCGGTTGCCACAAACAACACCTGGCTCAGGTCAAACGGCACATCGATATAGTGATCTTGGAACGTGCCGTTCTGTTCCGGGTCTAACACCTCGAGCAGCGCCGCACTCGGATCGCCTTGATAGCTGGCATTCAACTTGTCGATCTCGTCGAGCAAAAACACCGGATTCTTGCTCCCGGCTCTCTTGATGCCTTGAATGATCCGCCCCGGCAGCGCGCCAATGTAAGTCCGGCGGTGGCCGCGAATCTCCGATTCATCATGCACGCCGCCCAAACTTTGGCGCACGAACTTTCGTCCCATCGCCGTCGCGATGCTCTGGCCGAGCGAAGTCTTGCCCACGCCCGGAGGGCCGACAAAGCACAGAATCGGGCTCTTGCCCTGCGGGTTCAGTTTACGCACCGCGAGAAATTCCAAGATGCGCTTTTTGACTTTGTCGAGATCGTGGTGATCGGCGTCAAGCACAGCGCGCGCCTTGTTGAGATCGATGCTCTCTTCAGTGGCCACATTCCACGGCAAATCAAGCAGCCAGTCGAGATAGTTGCGCACCAAAGAATTTTCCGGCGAGCTCTCGGACATGCGCTCCAGGCGAGCGATCGCTTTGTTGGCTTCCTGCTCCGCCTGCTCCGGCATCTTGGCTTCGGCAACTCGTTTTTTTAGGTCTTCGAACTCGGAGGCCTTGCCGTCCGAATCCCCCAGCTCTTTATGGATCGCCTTCAACTGCTCGCGCAGCATGTATTCACGCTGGGTCCGATCCATCGATTCTTTGGCTTCGGAACCTATCTTGTTGC from Deltaproteobacteria bacterium includes the following:
- the lon gene encoding endopeptidase La — translated: MNATQDPKELSMELAAATAPHGAERPVAELPDDALIIMPLRNWVLFPMTMAPLGFGRKISALAVEEAVRKEKNIGVLCQRDPKTDVPQPIDLYSTGTAAEILRVMQSPSGRQQAVVQGARRFRVINYIQTEPYLIARVAYLTDDVPASKEFEARLLNLRHEVQRALALLPAAAQDVSAMVENLRDPSAFVDFVASWLDVPLPEKQELLETFDLEARLRKVSEKLSRRVEILELSNKIGSEAKESMDRTQREYMLREQLKAIHKELGDSDGKASEFEDLKKRVAEAKMPEQAEQEANKAIARLERMSESSPENSLVRNYLDWLLDLPWNVATEESIDLNKARAVLDADHHDLDKVKKRILEFLAVRKLNPQGKSPILCFVGPPGVGKTSLGQSIATAMGRKFVRQSLGGVHDESEIRGHRRTYIGALPGRIIQGIKRAGSKNPVFLLDEIDKLNASYQGDPSAALLEVLDPEQNGTFQDHYIDVPFDLSQVLFVATANMLDSIPGPLRDRMEVIELPGYAEEDKAVIARRYLVPRQLAGVGLSNEHLTITDDALAEVIRSYTREAGVRQLEREIGAICRGVATRIAEGNSEHVMVNAHSVRSYLGPAKFFNEVALRTSLPGVATGLAWTPVGGDILFVEATKMNGDGKMILTGQLGDVMKESAQAALSLVKSRAASLGIDDSAFKTQDLHIHLPAGAIPKDGPSAGVTLFTALVSLITDRRVRNDVAMTGEISLRGLVLPVGGIKEKVLAAKRAGIGKVLLPALNRKDLEELSASVRETMQFEFIETVDEALAHGLAAAVRGVESRHGSLEKDGGDLATWQH